From the genome of Pseudomonas mohnii:
AACCAGTTCCTTGCCGGTGCCGGTTTCGCCTTCGATCAGCACGTTGGCCGAGGTGTCGGCGACGTTGGCGATCAACTCGCGCAGATTCTGCATGGCCGGCGAGCGACCGATGATCCGGCCTTCGAGGGAATCGCGTTCGGCCAGTTGCCGGCGCAACGACGTGACCTCCCGCGCCAGGCTGCGTTGTTCCAGGGCGCGGCGGGCCACGTCCACCAGGCGCTCCGGGGAAAAGGGTTTTTCCATGAAGTCGTAGGCGCCTTTCTGCATCGCGCCGACAGCCATCGAGATATCGCCGTGACCGGTGATCAGCACCACCGGCAGGCTGCGGTCGCGGGCCTTGAGCCGGTTCAACAGTTCCAGGCCATCGATGCCCGGCAGGCGAATGTCGCTGATGACGATGCCGGCAAAGTTGTCGCCGACCCGTTCCAGGGCTTCTTCGGCGCTGCCTACACCGATACAGGGAATGTCTTCCAGGTTCAGCGCCTGCTGGCAGCCGAGCAGCACATGGGGGTCGTCTTCGACGATCAGCACACTAAGGTCGTTGTTCATATTGGCTCGGCAGGAGTGGGGCTTACCAACGGTAAACTGAGGACGAAAGCGGTACCACCGCTGGCGGGGTGTTCGACGCCCAGGTGGCCGCCGGTGGCGGCAGCCAGGCTTGCGGAAAGGGTCAGGCCCAGGCCCAGGCCCTGTTCGCCGGGTTTGGTGGTGAAGAAGGGTTCGAACAAGTGCTTGCGCGCTTCGGCGTCGATGCCATGGCCGTTGTCCCTGACGCGCAGTCGATACTTGCCTTCGAACACTTCACCCTCGAGCCACAACTCGGGTTGCGGTTGCGCCTGCATGGCATCGAGGGCGTTGCCGATCAGGTTGACCAGGATCTGTTCAAGGCGGGTCTGGTCGATCTGCAGTTGTACATCGTCGAAATGGCGGTGCAGTTGCAGATGGGCGTTTTCCACGCGACTGCCGAGCAACTGCAAGGCGGCCTCCACGGCTTTGCCGAGGCACGCCTGGCCCTTGTCGTCACCGCGTCGGGCGAAGGCGCGCAGGCTCGCGGTGATCCGCCCCATGCGGTCGATCAGTTCATTGATGGTCTTGAGGTTGGTGCTGGCCACATCCAGCTGACCGCGCTCCAGAAAGCGTACGGTGTTGCCGGACAGGGTGCGCAGTGCCGCCAGCGGTTGGTTCAATTCGTGGGCGATGCTGGTGGACATCTGGCCGATGGCGGCGAGCTTCCCGGCCTGCACCAGTTCATCCTGGGCGCGGCGCAAGGTCTCTTCGGCGTGACGCCGTTCGCGGATCTGCCCCTTGAGTCGTTCGTTGCTGGCACGCAGGTCGACGGTGCGTTCGGTAATCCGACGCTCCAGTTGACTGTTGGCTTCCTGCAAGGCTTCGCGGGCGGCGAGGCGTGTGGAAATCACCTTGCGGCGCTCATTCCAGGCGATCAGCAGGAACGCCACGAGGGCGAAGGCCACCGCCACCAGAATGCCCTGATTGATCGCTTCGCGGCGCAAATCCTGCAGCGGCGTGAGCAAGGTGAAATTCCATGGGGTATCGCTTAACGGCCGGGTTTGCGCCAGATAGCTGATGTTTTCTTCATCGGAGTCCAGCTCGCTGTTGGCGGGGAAGGTCAGTTTTTCCACGCCTTCGGACAGGGTTTCCCGAGCCAGGGGCTGCAGTTCGTTCAACGGGAACCAGTAGTACTGCAGGCTGCGGGCCAGTTTTTCCTTGGTCTCGTCGCTCAGCGGCACCACGGATTTGAGCCGTCGCGCCGGGTCGCTGGACAGGATGATGATGCCGTTCTCGTCGCTGACGAAGGCTTCCAGGCGCGCCCGTTGCCAGCGTTCTTCCATGGCTTCGAGGCGAACCTTGACCACGGCGACGCCAATGATCTTGCCGTGTTCTTCCAGACCATGGGCCAGGTAGTAACCGGGTTCGCCGTTGGTGCTGCCGATGCCGTAGAACCGCCCTGGCTGGCCGCGTACGGCATTCTGGAAATAGGCGCGGAAGGACAGGTCTTCGCCCAGGTAACTGTCGACATCGCGCCAGTTGCTGGTGGCCAGGACGCGACCGGTGGTGTCCATCACATAGATGGCCCGACTGCGGCTGCGCCGGTTCAGGCCTTCAAGGTAATCATTGACCGTTTGCCGGTGTTCCGGGGTCGGGTCGGCCAGCAACTGCGAGACACTGGATTCGAGTTCCAGCAGGCTGGGCAGGTAGGTGTATTTGCTGATTTCGCTCTCGACGGCGCGGGCATGCAACTCCAGCTGACGCTGGCCGTTCTCGCCCAGGCTGCGAATGCCGTAGTGCTCACTGATCCAGAAGCCGACGTAGCCCAATCCGATCATCAGCGCGATGATCAGTGGCGGCAGGAACAAATGACGAATCAGACGGGGTTTCACGGCGAGTGATGGCGGCGGGGCGCGATAGGGGGTGGGGTCGCATTTCATCACAGATGCCTTGGGTCAACCAGCGCTTGCCTGATCCTTGCAGGAGCGATCCTGCTCGCGAGGGTCGTCAACGATGGCGCGTTCATTCTGAATGTACGCGGTGTCTTTGAACTCATCGCGAGCAGGCTCGCTCCCACAGGGAGGGGCGAGCGTGGGCTTTAGTGCTGCAGAATCTTGTTCAGGAAGTGCTGCGTACGCTCGGCACGGTGGCTGATGTCGCCGAAGAACTCTTCTTTCTTGCAGTCTTCGATGATCTTGCCGGCGTCCATGAAGATCACCCGGTCAGCGACCTTGCGGGCGAAACCCATTTCGTGGGTCACGCACATCATGGTCATGCCTTCGTGGGCCAGTTGCACCATCACGTCGAGCACTTCGTTGACCATTTCCGGGTCCAGCGCCGAGGTCGGCTCGTCGAACAGCATGACGATCGGGTCCATCGCCAGTGCCCGGGCAATCGCCACGCGCTGCTGCTGACCACCGGACAACTGGCCCGGATGCTTGTGGGCGTGGGCCGAGAGACCGACGCGCTCAAGCAGTTGCAGGCCTTTCTTGGTGGCTTCTTCCTTGCTGCGACCCAATACCTTGATCTGCGCAATGGTCAGGTTTTCGGTGATGGTCAGGTGCGGGAACAGCTCGAAATGCTGGAACACCATGCCCACGCGGGAACGCAGTTTCGGCAGGTTGGTCTTCGGGTCGGCTATGGACGTGCCATCGACCACGATGTCACCTTTCTGGAACGGTTCCAGGGCGTTGACACATTTGATCAGGGTCGATTTGCCCGAGCCGGACGGCCCGCATACCACGATCACTTCACCTTTTTTGACCTCGGTGCTGCAGTCAGTCAGTACCTGGAAGTCGCCATACCACTTGTTGACATTCTTGATAGAGATCATACGGCAAACCTTTTTTGCAGACGCTTGACCAGCTGCGAGGCGGCAAAGCTGATGATGAAGTACACGAGACCTGCGAAGATCAGGAACTCATTGGAACGGCCAATGATGTCGCCACTGGCGCGCGAGGCATTGAGGAAGTCCACCAGGCCCACCGCGTACACCAGCGACGTGTCCTGGAACAGGATGATGCTCTGCTGCAGTAACAGCGGGGTCATCTTGCGGAACGCCTGCGGCAGGATGATCAGGCGCATCATCTGGCCATAGGTCATGCCCAACGCCTGGGCAGCGCCCATCTGGCCCTTGGGAATCGACTGCACGCCGGCCCGGACGATTTCGCAGAAGTACGCCGCTTCGAACATCATGAAGGCCACGATGCACGAGGCGAACGCGCCGATCGGGGTGTCTTCGCCGGTGATCCAGCGCAGCACGAACGGCACCGCCAGGTAGAACCAGGTGATCACCAGCAGCAGCGGAATCGAACGGAAGTAGTTGACGTAGGCACCGGCCAGGTTCGACAGCAATTTGCTGTGGGACAGACGGCACAGCGCCAGGATGGTGCCGAGGATGATCCCGCCGACGACGCCCAGCGCCATCAGTTGCAGGGTCATGAGCATGCCGTTCCACAAGCCCGGCAGGGACGGGATGATGCCCGAGAAGTCGAGTTCCATTATTTACCCCCCACGGAGATCAGGCCCGGTACGGCGACTTTCTTCTCGACCAGACGCATCAGCAACATCAGGCTCATGTTCAGCGTGAAGTAAATGAGCGTTGCCAGGGTGAAGGCTTCGAACAGGTTGGCGGAGAATTCGGCGGTCTGTTTGGTCTGCGCCAGCAGCTCCATCAGGCCGATCAACGAGGCCACGGAGGTGTTCTTGAAGACGTTCAGGAATTCCGAGGTGAGCGGCGGAATGATGATCCGGTAAGCCTGCGGCAGCAGCACGTTCCAGTAGATCTGTGGCAGCTTGAAACCCATGGCGCGAGCCGCGGATTCCTGGCCTTTGGGCAGGGCCTGGATGCCGGTACGCACTTGTTCGCAGACGCGAGCGGTGGTGAACAGGCCCAGGCAGACAACGACGCTGAGGAAGGCCGAGGTCGTCGGGTTCAGGTCCTGCTTGTACCAGTCTTGCAGGTTCTGCGGCAGCAGGTCGGGCACCAGGAAGTACCAGATGAACAGCTGAACCAGCAGCGGCACGTTACGGAAGATCTCGACGTAGCAGGTGGCGATGCCCGATACGATGCGATTCGGCACGGTACGCATGACACCCAGGATCGAGCCCAGTGTCAGGGCGATGATCCAGGCCACGATGGCGATGGCAATGGTCCAGCCCAAACCGGTGATGTACCAGTCGAGATAGGTCTCGCTGCCCACGCCGGTGGACTTGAAGAACACGCCCCAGTCCCAGTTGTAATTCATTAGGGTCTCCCCTCGGATTCGATCGATGTACAAGTACCCGCCTGGGGAAAGCTCCGTTCCCGCCCGATCGGGTGACACTCAGGTCAGTTCGATCAGGCACACACGATCGGCTCGACAGCCACCGGTTCGAGTGTTTCCAAAAATGCCAGCAGGGAATGACAACCTCCCGAAAGGGCCGAGGCCCTCTCAGGAGATAAGGTTAGTCAGAAATCAGGATTTCTTGTCGTCAGCCGCTTTGTCGGTCGGATGGGCGATCAGGGCCTTGAGCTCGTCGCTCATCGGGAAGTTCAGGTTCAGGCCTTTAGGCGGGATTGGCTGCATGAACCATTTGTCGTAGATCTTGTTGATCTCGCCCGAAGCGTAGGTGGCCTTGATGGCGTCATCCACGGCCTTCTTGAACGGCTCGTCGCCCTTGCGCACCATGCAGCCGTAGATCTCGTAGGACTGTGGAGTGCCGGTCACGGCCCAGTCGTCCGCCTTC
Proteins encoded in this window:
- a CDS encoding sensor histidine kinase; protein product: MKCDPTPYRAPPPSLAVKPRLIRHLFLPPLIIALMIGLGYVGFWISEHYGIRSLGENGQRQLELHARAVESEISKYTYLPSLLELESSVSQLLADPTPEHRQTVNDYLEGLNRRSRSRAIYVMDTTGRVLATSNWRDVDSYLGEDLSFRAYFQNAVRGQPGRFYGIGSTNGEPGYYLAHGLEEHGKIIGVAVVKVRLEAMEERWQRARLEAFVSDENGIIILSSDPARRLKSVVPLSDETKEKLARSLQYYWFPLNELQPLARETLSEGVEKLTFPANSELDSDEENISYLAQTRPLSDTPWNFTLLTPLQDLRREAINQGILVAVAFALVAFLLIAWNERRKVISTRLAAREALQEANSQLERRITERTVDLRASNERLKGQIRERRHAEETLRRAQDELVQAGKLAAIGQMSTSIAHELNQPLAALRTLSGNTVRFLERGQLDVASTNLKTINELIDRMGRITASLRAFARRGDDKGQACLGKAVEAALQLLGSRVENAHLQLHRHFDDVQLQIDQTRLEQILVNLIGNALDAMQAQPQPELWLEGEVFEGKYRLRVRDNGHGIDAEARKHLFEPFFTTKPGEQGLGLGLTLSASLAAATGGHLGVEHPASGGTAFVLSLPLVSPTPAEPI
- a CDS encoding amino acid ABC transporter ATP-binding protein, whose amino-acid sequence is MISIKNVNKWYGDFQVLTDCSTEVKKGEVIVVCGPSGSGKSTLIKCVNALEPFQKGDIVVDGTSIADPKTNLPKLRSRVGMVFQHFELFPHLTITENLTIAQIKVLGRSKEEATKKGLQLLERVGLSAHAHKHPGQLSGGQQQRVAIARALAMDPIVMLFDEPTSALDPEMVNEVLDVMVQLAHEGMTMMCVTHEMGFARKVADRVIFMDAGKIIEDCKKEEFFGDISHRAERTQHFLNKILQH
- a CDS encoding amino acid ABC transporter permease, with protein sequence MELDFSGIIPSLPGLWNGMLMTLQLMALGVVGGIILGTILALCRLSHSKLLSNLAGAYVNYFRSIPLLLVITWFYLAVPFVLRWITGEDTPIGAFASCIVAFMMFEAAYFCEIVRAGVQSIPKGQMGAAQALGMTYGQMMRLIILPQAFRKMTPLLLQQSIILFQDTSLVYAVGLVDFLNASRASGDIIGRSNEFLIFAGLVYFIISFAASQLVKRLQKRFAV
- a CDS encoding amino acid ABC transporter permease, with amino-acid sequence MNYNWDWGVFFKSTGVGSETYLDWYITGLGWTIAIAIVAWIIALTLGSILGVMRTVPNRIVSGIATCYVEIFRNVPLLVQLFIWYFLVPDLLPQNLQDWYKQDLNPTTSAFLSVVVCLGLFTTARVCEQVRTGIQALPKGQESAARAMGFKLPQIYWNVLLPQAYRIIIPPLTSEFLNVFKNTSVASLIGLMELLAQTKQTAEFSANLFEAFTLATLIYFTLNMSLMLLMRLVEKKVAVPGLISVGGK